A stretch of the Acyrthosiphon pisum isolate AL4f chromosome A2, pea_aphid_22Mar2018_4r6ur, whole genome shotgun sequence genome encodes the following:
- the LOC100163798 gene encoding leucomyosuppressin-like precursor has protein sequence MSTYRTMLTSVLVLLVVASVCDCRINNLPTRCMPGLLEDAPPKVREACLTLSTIRTLSNAIETFIQDKQFPMPMPYSRMSDGLVDTAMQNDKRQDLDHVFLRFGRRRR, from the exons atgtcTACGTACAGGACGATGCTGACTAGCGTGCTGGTGCTACTGGTCGTGGCCAGCGTTTGCGATTGCCGGATAAACAACCTCCCCACGCGGTGTATGCCAGGGCTGCTGGAGGACGCGCCGCCCAAGGTGCGAGAAGCGTGTTTGACTTTGTCCACCATCCGCACCCTATCGAACGCCATCGAAACATTCATCCAAGACAAACAGTTCCCGATGCCTATGCCTT acaGCAGAATGTCTGATGGATTGGTCGATACAGCGATGCAAAATGATAAACGCCAAGACCTGGACCACGTATTCCTCAGATTCGGTCGCAGAAGACGTTAA